The Bacteroidia bacterium genomic interval TCTGCTTTATAATTTAGTTTCTGACGTCGAAAGTCTGTACAATGCTGTAACCAGCTTCATCCATGGCATAAGTCATACCATCGATCTTAGTCGTAAAGAAGTTGTAGGCGAGGATAGAGAGGGCAGAAGTCGTAATACCGAGTGCGGTATTGATCAATGCCTCAGAGATACCTACTGAAAGTTCGGCAGCGTTAGGTGCTCCACCTTCACCAAGAGCTGAGAATGCACGGATCATACCCAGTACCGTTCCAATCAGACCAACCAGTGTTCCCAAAGAAGCAGTGGTGGCGATGATAGGCAGGTTACGCTCAAGCATAGGAAGCTCCAACATAGTAGCTTCTTCTATCTCAGCCTGGATAGCCGTTTTCTTTTGCTCTTTTTCAAGATCTGAAGCCGCTTCCATCTCACGATATTTGCGGAGTCCAGCCTTGATTACATTTCCTACTGATCCTCTCTGGTTATCACAGAGATCAGCAGCTCCATCGATGTTACCATCATGTAGCAGGCGACGTACTTTTTTCACAAAGACATCGGTATTTCCTTTTCCGCTCGCACGAGCCAAAGTAATACCACGCTCAACTGTGAAAACAAATAGTACCAGTGCCAGCGTCATACCAATAGGAATTACAAAACCACCTTTGTAGATAAGACCCATAGTATTGTCGGGTTCTCCTGCAGTCCAGTGCTTAGGCTCTTCTTCAGGGAAGAGTTCACCAGGATTTGCATCTTCAAAAGCAGATCTTTTCTCCTCAAAAGCGGTGTATGCTTCCTTAGCTTCAATTCCTCCTTTAAAGTTGTTCTCATTACCGAACACTTTATAGAAGATAACATGAGCTACGATCGCGCATATAACAATCGCTAAAATCGGGAAAATTCCTTTGAATGGGCTAGCCGGTTTGATTTCAGTACCGTCGGTAGCAAATGATGTTGTTGGTTTGTTAGATTCGTCAGACATGTCAGAAAGCCTTTTTATTTAGATGTAAAATTCCAAAAAATTACAGCCAAAAATATAGATAAGAATCGTAAACGCAAAGAATATTGAATATTTTGTTATGTAAATAAAAAATTTCCAAAACTGCTTTAATCTTCACTATTAAGCGTTTACAGTTACAAATAGCCTTTTCCTAATATGAATAGGAGGATATATAGCGTAAAAGACAAGGCCGAAAATTCTACATTTCTCCCCAATTTCTTACTTCACAACAATATGTAATCAAAACAATTTCCAATAGGCATAAATACCTAATTTGGTTACAGCCTTGTCAAAGAACTTTGTGGCTAAAGGATGCTTTTCGTTCCTTTGTCACTTCTTGTATATGGATAGATCAAAAGTGGATTCAGATTCCACAAAAAAAATCAAAAAAAATTCGCAGGACTCTTTTCTCGCGAAAACCTTCAAAGGCCTGGAAGAAGTTCTGGCCGAGGAATTGACAGCTCTTGGAGCTGAGGATATTCAATTGCGAAATCGAGCCGTAAGCTTTCGGGGAGATCGAGCACTGATGTATCGGGCCAATATGCATTTGCGTACAGCCCTCCGTATCCTTCGTCCCATTTATAGATTTAAGGCCCGGGATGAAAATGCCTTGTACAAAGGCATACAGCATATTTCCTGGCATAAATACCTGAGTCCCTATCATACCCTCGCTATAGATGCCGTGGTACATTCCCCGCATTTTCGCCATTCCAAATTTGCCGCATTAAAATGCAAAGATGCTATTGTGGATCAAATCAGGAGAAAGAGTGGGAAACGACCTTCTGTAGATGTAGCCAATCCCGATCTTAGGGTTCACATCCATATCAGCAATGAATGGGTGGGGGTTTCTTTAGATAGCTCTGGAAGTTCTCTGCATAGAAGAGGTTACCGACTGGATGCCAATCCCGCCCCTCTCAATGAAGCCCTGGCAGCAGGCATGATTTTGAAAAGTGGATGGAAGGGGGAAAGCAATTTCGTTGATCCGATGTGTGGTTCTGCTACCCTCTTAATTGAGGCTGCCATGATCGCCAGTAAAACAGCTCCGGGATTGTTAAGAGCTGAACATGGATTTGAAAGGTGGAATGATTTCGATGAAAACCTTTGGGAAGAGATAAAAAAGGAAGCCAAAGACAGAATTATTAAGCTTCCCATAATGATACAAGGCTCCGACATTTCTTCTGACTACATAGAGATCTCCCGTGAAAATATCCAAAGGGCCGGATTTGAAGGGCAGATTCTTGTTGAAAGAAAGGATATTTCAGAAGTGAGCTCTCCCGGTAGTCCTGGCGTATTGGTGGTAAATCCTCCTTATGGCGAAAGACTTCAACCCAGAGATCTTGAAGCTCTGTATAAACAAATGGGAGATACCTTCAAACAAGAGTTCAGCGGTTATGAAGCCTGGGTTTTGAGTTCCAATATTCAGGCATTGAAGCGAGTAGGATTGCGGCCGGATAATAAATACACCTTATATAATGGTCCCCTGGAATGCCGATACTATAAATATAGTCTCTACAAGGGAAGTCGGGAAAAGGATAAGACTAGCTAAAAAACCGGTGCATATCTTTGGGTATCGATCTCAGCTTCCAATTCATGTAAAATGCTGAACAGGCCGAAATAGGTTCGGTTGAGGTATATCCCATCTTTGTGGCCTCTGGGCACGCGTGAATTTCTCAAGGCAGGATTGCGGCTCATTTCATCTCCAAAGGCATAGATTTTATCGAAAAAGTCTTTATCCCCGAAGTCAAAGCGTTTGCTGATAAAAGGCTTGCTGATCAAAGACCAGGATTCCCGGAAGATAGAAGCATATAAATCTATTTCTTTCTGACTATCCCCCGGAACCAGAATTTGTGCCTCATAACAAGCTTTCAAGAACAGCTCATCATTATTCAATACTTCAGGATTGAGAATCTGAATAAAGGCCTGATAGAAATCCTCTGGTAAGTCTTTTACACATCCAAAATCCAGCACTCCCAATTCCCCAATTTCTCTAAAGAGATAATTGCCGGGATGGGCATCTGCATGCATGATTTTGAGCACATGAATCTGGTAATTATAGAAATCCCACATCGCCTGGCCAATTTGATTGCGGATTTCCTGAGAAGGTTCTTTAGCCAGAAATTCCTCCAATGTCAATCCTTCCAGCCAAGTCATGGTCAATATGCGATCAGAAGAGTATTCAGGAAGATAGCTGGCGAAAAAGAGATTGGGCAAATCTTTACAGGCTTCAGATATCTGTACGGATCGTTTTAACTCAAGGGCATAGTCGGTTTCTTCTAACAATCGCTCCTTTACCTCCTGAAAATACATTTCCACATCCTGATCCTTGAATCCAAGCATCCGAGTGGCGATTGGCCTGACAAGTTTTAAATCAGAGATTACACTATCTCCTACTCCGGGATACTGGATTTTTATAGCCAGTTCCTGACCATCTTTTTTGGCTTTATGCACCTGACCAATGGAAGCAGCATGAGTAGCCTTCATCTCAAATTCATCAAATATTTCCAGCGGGCTTTTGCCCAGGTATTTCTGAATGGTTCTAAGAATCAATGGGCCAGAAAGAGCTGGAGCTTTTGATTGTGCCTGAGAAAACTGTTGGGAAAAAGCTTTGGGCAGGACCCCTTTATCCATACTCAGCATCTGAGCTACCTTCAGGGCACTCCCTTTTAGCTCACTCAGGGTTTCATATATATCTTCGGCATTCTTTTGGTCCAAAGCTTCCTGATCCAATTCTCCTTTCAGAAGTTTTTGAGAATAAGCTTTCAGGTAGTTACCCCCAACCTTCGCGCCTGTTCGAACGAACTTCCCAGCTCTACGAATCTTTGATATGGGGATTTGAGATTGTTCTTCCATAAGATTTAAAAGTGTTCTGGTGTTCTCTTGTTCTTGTGCCCTAAGCAGAACACCAGAACCCATGAACACGTTTTACCTTCCCTGAATCACATATTTCGCAAAGTCGAAACCGGAATCCAGTGCATTGGGTTGAATGAGGTCGAAAAAGAAATTGATTCCCTTTTCTATAAAAGCATCCGTTTTCTCAAAGTTGGCACTTCCATCTCCCAACCAATAATTAAAAATCGTGGCGGCTTTACCCCAAAGTGCCTGTCGGTAGGTACGGGTAACTAGCCAGCGGTCTGCAATCTCATCACTTTCTATTCCGCCCTTGATCAATTTCCGAGCAAATGAGACAAAAGTCGATTTAGTATTTTGAAGATAAGCCTGGCCAACAAAGGGCGTAGGGTCTTGCTCGTGTACAAACTTGACAAAGCTTCTGTGTTCTTGCATTTTCCCAATCCAGGTATAGAAGAAACTCAGGGCTTTTTCCCGGGCAGAAAATTCATCAAACTCCTTGCTTCCCTTTAGGGCTTCAAGGGCAGTTTCCATAAAATTGAGAAAGATATCTGCTTCCAGGCTTTTCCAGGAACCATAGAAATTGTAGATCTCGGCTTCCTCCATCTTCAGGCTTTTAGCAAAAAGAAGGACTGAGCCGGGACGCTCGTTATGCTCTTCTACATAAGATAAATAGGCCTTTTGAATCTTTTCTTTGCTTTTGTCCATTTCGCTAGCTGAATAAAGAAGTGTACAGTCTGAGTGAATTAGCCGAAATAGCCTCACTCATCCTTATTAGTAACGGATGTGAAAAGCCCAGTGTTCGGAAAAAACTGAAAAAATATTTCGTGCACTTCCAAGTGCCGAATTTATTACGCCCTCCCGAAAAAGGTCGTAAATAGCCAAATCATGAAATGCCCGAAAATCTGTATCTGAAAGTAAAGAATAAAGGATTCTTGTCTAGTTTTTTTGCTATTAATCCGAAAAGTCGTACAAATTTACCAAACCCTACATCAGCATTTTTATGCACATTTTCTCCCAAATATTAGCTATATTATGTGCGTGTTCAATCAAAAATGAAGTCTTACGAGCGTTTTGGTTCAATCTTTGCAAAAAACGCAATACGCTTGTCAATCCAGAATCATAGAGCTTTAGCCTGTTTTGGCTCAACTCTCCTTCTATGTGAACGCTTGTAAGAATTCTACAGGATTCCGCATGTTGGCTGATGCCCTTTCAGCTATTTTTGGGACATATTTGAATTCTTGCCCAACATGATAATGAATAATATTTCCAAGATTACCTGCTTCTTATTCACTATTACCAGCCTGTCTTTTATGCAGGCGCCCCTGTTGGCTCAGTGTATCAAAGGAGATTGTGACTCTGGGAAAGGTGTGTACTCATACCCAAATGGGGATAACTATAAGGGGGAATGGCGCTCTGCCAAACGGCATGGTAGCGGTACATACAAGACTGCAAACGGGGCCTCTTATGAAGGGGAATGGAAAAATGATGAACAACACGGCCAGGGAACCTATTCCTACACCAATGGAGATATCTATGTAGGAGAGTTTAAGAAAGGGAAGATGGACGGACTTGGGGCGTTTACTTTTGCGGATGGAAGTGTGTACAAAGGAGAGTGGATAGAGGATAAGCAAAATGGTGAAGGAACCCTTACCTACCTCAATGGAACTGAGATCACAGGAATATGGACAAATGGTGTGGTAGAAGGTACAGCTAAATACTTCTACTCGAACGGAGATGTATACGAAGGTGGTTTTTCCCGAAACAAAAGAAATGGTATCGGAAAAATGATCAACAATCGGGGAGACATCTATTCCGGAAACTGGGTCAATGGAAGAAAAGATGGTGAAGGAAGCATGGAGTTTTCTTCAGGCGTGGTCTACGAAGGCGAATGGCAGGACGGAAGAATGACCGGAACCGGAAAATTGACTACCCTCGCAGGCTCCATTTACGAAGGTGAATTTAAAAACGGACGTTATTTTGGACACGGAAAACTCACTCATTCCAATGGTGATGTATATGAAGGAGAATGGCTAAATGGTCGCCGCCATGGAAAGGGAGTCTATGTATATAGCGATGGCAGCAGATATGAAGGAGAGTGGAATATGGACAAAAGACACGGGAAAGGCGTTTATGCCTATGCAGATGGCAAAGTATACGAGGGAGATTTCAATTCCGGCAGGATGCACGGACAAGGGAAATTGACGAAAGAAAATGGGGAAGAACAGAAAGGTACTTTTGTCTATGGAAAATACAAAGCAAGTAATTAAACTGAATAAATAGTATTGCGTTGTGAACAAATGGGTCAGATATTTATCTGACTCATTTTTTATTAGCCTGATTTTTTTAACCCAAATCAGACAGCGTCAAGCCGTCAGTGAAGGGGCGATCTGAAGGCTTTAGACAAACAAACACAAGCATATTGGATTCCTTTTCATCTGCGGATAGACTATCAGGAATTTTTACATGCACTCAAATTTACGATCCTATTTTAACAACCCCTTTCTTCTCCTTTTTTTAGTTTTCACCTCTTCATTGCAAGCCCAGCAATTTCGGCTATTGTTGTATACAGAAACCGGTGGCTATAATCATGGCACCGAAGCAGTAACCAAAGTCCTACTGGATTCTTTGGGAACTGCTCATAGTTTCAGTGTGGACCTGGATAATACCGGAGACACCTTTACCGAGCTGGATTCCCTTCTAAATTATGAGATCATCCTTTGGGCCAATACATCCGGAGCCAATATTCTGGATTCTACCCAGCGCTCTCATTTTGAAAAGTACATGGCTGCCGGAGGAAATATGATGGGCATTCATGCTGCTACAGATACTTATCGTCATTCCAGCGCCAATGGAGGCTGGACCGGACAATGGGATTATTATGCAGAAACCATTGGAGCCAGTGTACAGACCAGTCCCAATCACACCTGGAATCTCCACAGCAATTTTATGGACCATACCAGCAGCAGCACCGCCAATGATAACCTGCCTGATCCCTGGGAGCATGCAGAAGAATATTATTATTGGGAAAATGGCTACTTCGACACCCTCAACAATCACGTATTACTCAAAGTCAGAACCACAGATCGGGGAGGCAGTGTGAGCAGCTATGATTCTGCCAGAGCAGTATCCTGGGTAAAAGATGACATAGGTGGGGGAAAAGTATTTTACACTTCCTTGGGACACAATCGTTCCAGCTATGAAAACGATCAGAATTTCAAGATACATCTCCGCGATGCCATTTTACTCCTCTCAGCAGCACCTCCACCAGTCCTGGGCGTAAACTGGTCCAATCTTTCCCTGGAAAGA includes:
- a CDS encoding MotA/TolQ/ExbB proton channel family protein yields the protein MSDESNKPTTSFATDGTEIKPASPFKGIFPILAIVICAIVAHVIFYKVFGNENNFKGGIEAKEAYTAFEEKRSAFEDANPGELFPEEEPKHWTAGEPDNTMGLIYKGGFVIPIGMTLALVLFVFTVERGITLARASGKGNTDVFVKKVRRLLHDGNIDGAADLCDNQRGSVGNVIKAGLRKYREMEAASDLEKEQKKTAIQAEIEEATMLELPMLERNLPIIATTASLGTLVGLIGTVLGMIRAFSALGEGGAPNAAELSVGISEALINTALGITTSALSILAYNFFTTKIDGMTYAMDEAGYSIVQTFDVRN
- a CDS encoding THUMP domain-containing protein, which codes for MDRSKVDSDSTKKIKKNSQDSFLAKTFKGLEEVLAEELTALGAEDIQLRNRAVSFRGDRALMYRANMHLRTALRILRPIYRFKARDENALYKGIQHISWHKYLSPYHTLAIDAVVHSPHFRHSKFAALKCKDAIVDQIRRKSGKRPSVDVANPDLRVHIHISNEWVGVSLDSSGSSLHRRGYRLDANPAPLNEALAAGMILKSGWKGESNFVDPMCGSATLLIEAAMIASKTAPGLLRAEHGFERWNDFDENLWEEIKKEAKDRIIKLPIMIQGSDISSDYIEISRENIQRAGFEGQILVERKDISEVSSPGSPGVLVVNPPYGERLQPRDLEALYKQMGDTFKQEFSGYEAWVLSSNIQALKRVGLRPDNKYTLYNGPLECRYYKYSLYKGSREKDKTS
- a CDS encoding AarF/UbiB family protein — its product is MEEQSQIPISKIRRAGKFVRTGAKVGGNYLKAYSQKLLKGELDQEALDQKNAEDIYETLSELKGSALKVAQMLSMDKGVLPKAFSQQFSQAQSKAPALSGPLILRTIQKYLGKSPLEIFDEFEMKATHAASIGQVHKAKKDGQELAIKIQYPGVGDSVISDLKLVRPIATRMLGFKDQDVEMYFQEVKERLLEETDYALELKRSVQISEACKDLPNLFFASYLPEYSSDRILTMTWLEGLTLEEFLAKEPSQEIRNQIGQAMWDFYNYQIHVLKIMHADAHPGNYLFREIGELGVLDFGCVKDLPEDFYQAFIQILNPEVLNNDELFLKACYEAQILVPGDSQKEIDLYASIFRESWSLISKPFISKRFDFGDKDFFDKIYAFGDEMSRNPALRNSRVPRGHKDGIYLNRTYFGLFSILHELEAEIDTQRYAPVF
- a CDS encoding TetR family transcriptional regulator C-terminal domain-containing protein, whose amino-acid sequence is MDKSKEKIQKAYLSYVEEHNERPGSVLLFAKSLKMEEAEIYNFYGSWKSLEADIFLNFMETALEALKGSKEFDEFSAREKALSFFYTWIGKMQEHRSFVKFVHEQDPTPFVGQAYLQNTKSTFVSFARKLIKGGIESDEIADRWLVTRTYRQALWGKAATIFNYWLGDGSANFEKTDAFIEKGINFFFDLIQPNALDSGFDFAKYVIQGR
- a CDS encoding phosphatidylinositol-4-phosphate 5-kinase; amino-acid sequence: MQAPLLAQCIKGDCDSGKGVYSYPNGDNYKGEWRSAKRHGSGTYKTANGASYEGEWKNDEQHGQGTYSYTNGDIYVGEFKKGKMDGLGAFTFADGSVYKGEWIEDKQNGEGTLTYLNGTEITGIWTNGVVEGTAKYFYSNGDVYEGGFSRNKRNGIGKMINNRGDIYSGNWVNGRKDGEGSMEFSSGVVYEGEWQDGRMTGTGKLTTLAGSIYEGEFKNGRYFGHGKLTHSNGDVYEGEWLNGRRHGKGVYVYSDGSRYEGEWNMDKRHGKGVYAYADGKVYEGDFNSGRMHGQGKLTKENGEEQKGTFVYGKYKASN
- a CDS encoding ThuA domain-containing protein, with product MHSNLRSYFNNPFLLLFLVFTSSLQAQQFRLLLYTETGGYNHGTEAVTKVLLDSLGTAHSFSVDLDNTGDTFTELDSLLNYEIILWANTSGANILDSTQRSHFEKYMAAGGNMMGIHAATDTYRHSSANGGWTGQWDYYAETIGASVQTSPNHTWNLHSNFMDHTSSSTANDNLPDPWEHAEEYYYWENGYFDTLNNHVLLKVRTTDRGGSVSSYDSARAVSWVKDDIGGGKVFYTSLGHNRSSYENDQNFKIHLRDAILLLSAAPPPVLGVNWSNLSLERSLEGNRLNWTAELTGSAGNFMVERRSALGFWAEVTQMDILPGQNRYSFIDKEGAEGNVYYRIAFMDLEGEISYSRILKLESLQPYTVLLGNPVLKKLQVAVEHNEQGLFQLEIINLTGAEVLRDQFFKEQDRIEMLYDLEHLPSGMYLLKISSKDYNFAQRISKI